The following are encoded together in the Terriglobia bacterium genome:
- a CDS encoding NAD-binding protein codes for MNIIVIGCGRVGAEVAYGLYRKGHKVTVIDQDTAAFRNLPEDFRGLTMRGDVLTQDVLMRAGIEQAQALAAVTPSDSINTVLGHVARVVFKVPNVVVRNYDPRKRALHEAFGLQVISPVSMGALRIEEILSETQVSPTAQAEDADLRKELQEG; via the coding sequence ATGAATATCATCGTAATCGGTTGCGGCCGCGTAGGCGCTGAAGTCGCCTACGGCCTGTATCGAAAAGGTCACAAGGTCACGGTAATCGACCAGGACACGGCGGCCTTCCGTAATCTGCCGGAGGATTTCCGCGGGCTCACAATGAGGGGAGATGTGCTGACCCAGGATGTCCTGATGCGGGCGGGGATTGAACAGGCGCAGGCACTGGCTGCGGTAACGCCATCCGATTCGATAAACACCGTGCTCGGACATGTCGCCCGCGTGGTGTTTAAGGTGCCGAATGTGGTGGTGCGGAACTACGATCCCCGCAAGCGCGCCCTGCACGAGGCTTTCGGCTTGCAGGTCATCAGCCCAGTCAGCATGGGCGCTTTGCGCATCGAGGAAATCCTGTCCGAAACTCAGGTGAGCCCCACGGCCCAGGCCGAGGATGCCGATCTGAGGAAAGAACTTCAGGAGGGCTGA
- a CDS encoding TonB-dependent receptor has protein sequence MGGKGATTKLAVLMSLILLLCTIRSVQAQTFRGTILGTVTDNSKAVVPGVEVSVRNMETGLTRTTVTNAVGNFNIPELPIGMYELTAQLPGFQKVVVPDLKVEIASERRVDVIIRPQGASETVVVEAEVPLVATRADTLGGIIESKMVDNLPVNGRDFTKLLVLVPGASGQPDGGTDSPGSFGLFSINGNRGRSNNYLLDGTDMNDGYRNLPAINEGGVFGTPATILPVEAIAEVAILSHFEPEYGRSAGSVVNMVTKSGTNKIHGSVYEYFRNNKLDARNYFNAQADPETQFRNNQFGFDAGGPIVRDRTFWYASYEGQRERVGLNSVARVPDPREIAALGGATNPVIRGILARNPWPAPNRPVPLFDPANNVFLTTRASNRVDSLITKIDHNFNAANILTGRYYFGDSDQSFPLAILAGNVLPGFNTVTPTRVQLVSLSYVHVVSTGQVNEARFGYNRFFETFSPEDNSFDPRSIGLNTGVTNPRDFGLPFIRIRNDPSLGSAIASIGANLSVPRGRVDTNWHFIDNFSWDWTRHHVKFGYEFRRTFINGYFDAGYRGRLDFASLQDFLQGNLSGGRSAQGESQRGTFQNSHAWYIQDSFNWHKNLTLNYGVRWDYYGVVGEERNRFSNFDLQKGLVQVGSGGLPRLYDHDLNNFSPRLSFAWDIGGKGKTVLRAGWGLLYDSFSQDFFVGQLPFNTFNPGAAYNPIGPSGILFSFSTKEVLTPGVAVFTDYLDSDVFATQPDLRTPYIQNYNLNLQHEIFKNVVLEVGYVGSQGRKLFRYRDINQPVNPAVSPARPFDNGPFAPSGGTFFYVNNLESSSVSGYNGMQTSLTLRDKKGLSSTLNWTWGHSIDNASDGQDYVANATQPDNSFRPDLERANSNFDIRNRISWTFSYEIPQWFAGWKSLTAGWQMSGSLSVQSGAPFHVNLFDDYNGTGEFFPRPDLVGDPYAGTHTPDSFLNLSAFRVPCRLDPTGDGSAASCIAGTQHFGSLGRNALRGPVYRNFDLAVVKTFNFKDKAKLQFRSEFFNFFNHPNFGSPLYPGFSADASLNGIDPVTGRGIGFMPLTLTPDVGLGNPFLGGGGPRNIQFALKLIF, from the coding sequence ATGGGTGGCAAAGGTGCAACCACGAAATTGGCAGTGCTGATGTCGCTGATACTATTACTGTGCACAATTCGCTCCGTCCAGGCACAAACGTTCCGCGGAACTATTCTGGGTACGGTTACCGACAATTCCAAGGCGGTGGTGCCGGGGGTAGAAGTCTCAGTCAGGAACATGGAGACCGGCTTGACGCGCACCACCGTAACGAACGCCGTCGGCAACTTCAACATTCCCGAGTTGCCGATCGGCATGTATGAGTTGACGGCGCAGTTGCCCGGCTTTCAGAAGGTGGTCGTGCCAGATCTCAAGGTAGAGATCGCAAGCGAACGGCGGGTCGATGTCATCATAAGACCTCAGGGGGCAAGTGAGACCGTGGTGGTGGAAGCCGAGGTCCCCCTCGTTGCGACCCGCGCGGACACACTGGGTGGAATCATCGAAAGCAAGATGGTCGACAACCTCCCCGTCAACGGCCGCGACTTCACCAAGCTGCTGGTGCTGGTGCCGGGCGCGAGCGGCCAGCCCGATGGCGGCACGGACTCGCCGGGTTCCTTCGGGCTGTTCAGCATCAACGGCAATCGGGGCCGCTCAAACAACTACCTGCTCGACGGCACCGACATGAACGACGGTTACCGCAACCTTCCTGCGATCAATGAAGGGGGTGTGTTCGGAACCCCCGCGACCATTCTTCCCGTCGAGGCCATCGCCGAGGTGGCGATACTCTCCCATTTCGAACCCGAATACGGGCGCAGCGCGGGAAGTGTCGTCAACATGGTCACGAAGTCCGGAACCAACAAAATCCACGGCAGCGTTTATGAGTACTTCCGGAACAACAAGCTCGATGCGCGCAACTATTTCAACGCCCAGGCAGATCCGGAAACACAGTTCCGCAACAACCAGTTCGGGTTTGACGCCGGCGGGCCGATCGTCCGCGACCGCACCTTCTGGTATGCAAGCTATGAAGGCCAGCGCGAGCGGGTTGGCCTCAACAGCGTGGCACGTGTGCCGGATCCGCGCGAGATCGCGGCGCTGGGAGGTGCTACGAACCCTGTCATCCGGGGGATTCTTGCTCGCAATCCCTGGCCGGCGCCCAATCGCCCGGTGCCATTGTTCGACCCCGCCAACAACGTCTTTTTGACCACGCGCGCCTCCAACAGGGTCGACAGCCTGATCACAAAGATCGATCACAACTTCAACGCAGCGAACATCCTCACGGGGCGGTATTACTTCGGCGACAGCGATCAGAGCTTCCCGCTTGCCATCCTGGCGGGAAACGTGCTGCCCGGGTTCAACACGGTGACACCTACCCGTGTTCAACTGGTCTCCCTCTCCTATGTCCACGTCGTCTCAACCGGGCAGGTGAACGAAGCCCGCTTCGGGTACAACCGTTTCTTTGAGACCTTTTCCCCCGAGGACAACAGCTTCGATCCCCGTTCGATCGGCTTGAACACCGGGGTGACAAACCCACGCGACTTCGGACTGCCTTTCATTCGAATTCGCAACGACCCCTCACTGGGTTCCGCGATCGCATCCATCGGCGCGAATCTTTCGGTTCCGCGAGGGCGCGTCGATACCAACTGGCACTTCATCGACAACTTTTCCTGGGACTGGACAAGGCACCATGTAAAGTTCGGTTATGAGTTCCGGCGCACGTTCATCAACGGCTACTTTGACGCGGGCTACCGCGGGCGCCTCGACTTCGCTTCCCTGCAGGATTTCCTGCAGGGGAATCTGAGCGGCGGACGCAGCGCCCAGGGCGAATCCCAGCGGGGCACGTTTCAGAATTCGCATGCCTGGTACATCCAGGACAGCTTCAACTGGCACAAAAACCTGACGCTGAACTACGGCGTACGCTGGGACTACTACGGAGTGGTCGGTGAGGAGCGCAACCGATTCAGCAACTTCGATCTTCAAAAGGGGCTCGTGCAGGTGGGAAGCGGAGGGCTGCCGCGCCTGTACGACCACGATCTCAATAACTTTTCGCCACGCCTGTCGTTTGCCTGGGACATCGGGGGCAAGGGCAAGACCGTCCTGCGCGCGGGATGGGGGCTGTTGTACGATTCATTTTCGCAGGACTTCTTTGTCGGCCAACTCCCCTTCAACACGTTCAATCCCGGTGCCGCCTACAATCCGATCGGCCCTTCCGGAATCCTTTTTTCATTCTCCACGAAGGAAGTCCTGACTCCCGGAGTTGCCGTGTTTACGGACTACCTGGATTCCGATGTGTTCGCAACCCAGCCTGATCTGAGGACGCCTTATATCCAGAACTACAATCTCAACCTCCAGCACGAGATTTTCAAAAACGTGGTCCTGGAGGTAGGCTACGTGGGATCCCAGGGACGCAAGCTCTTCCGGTACCGGGACATCAATCAGCCCGTCAATCCCGCAGTTTCCCCGGCGCGCCCGTTCGACAACGGCCCGTTCGCGCCATCCGGCGGCACCTTCTTCTACGTCAACAATCTCGAAAGCTCCTCGGTGTCGGGCTATAACGGCATGCAGACCAGCCTGACCCTGCGCGACAAAAAAGGGCTCAGTTCCACGTTGAACTGGACCTGGGGCCACTCGATCGATAACGCCAGCGACGGCCAGGACTATGTGGCCAACGCCACGCAGCCGGACAACAGCTTCCGTCCCGATCTGGAACGCGCGAACTCCAATTTCGACATCCGGAACCGCATCTCGTGGACCTTCAGCTATGAGATTCCTCAATGGTTCGCCGGCTGGAAGAGCCTGACTGCCGGCTGGCAGATGAGCGGTTCCCTCTCCGTCCAGTCGGGGGCGCCCTTTCACGTCAATCTGTTCGACGACTACAACGGCACGGGTGAGTTCTTCCCGCGGCCCGATCTGGTCGGCGATCCCTATGCGGGAACGCATACGCCTGACAGTTTCCTGAATCTTTCCGCATTCCGGGTTCCCTGCAGGCTCGATCCCACAGGCGACGGCAGCGCGGCTTCCTGCATCGCGGGGACCCAGCATTTCGGCAGCCTCGGGCGCAACGCGTTGCGCGGCCCGGTCTATCGCAATTTCGATCTTGCGGTGGTCAAGACCTTTAATTTCAAGGACAAGGCGAAGCTCCAGTTCCGCTCGGAGTTCTTCAATTTCTTCAATCATCCCAACTTCGGATCGCCGCTCTATCCGGGCTTTTCAGCCGATGCCAGCTTGAACGGGATCGATCCTGTGACAGGCCGCGGCATCGGATTCATGCCGCTGACCCTGACGCCGGATGTCGGCCTGGGCAATCCCTTTCTCGGGGGCGGGGGTCCCAGGAACATCCAGTTCGCCTTGAAGCTGATTTTCTGA
- a CDS encoding RtcB family protein has protein sequence MAIPRGTTKVSDTVWEIPATYKDGMRVPARIYATEKLLREMDEGVIEQVTNVATLPGILEYALCMPDGHWGYGFPIGGVAAMDTKAGVISPGGIGFDVNCGMRLVLTNFTEEQVRPHLRQLVDMLFQRVPAGVGSTGFVRISQSEFRHAVEQGALWCIKNGYGWREDLERTEEEGCISGADASKISDKSVERGFKQLGTLGSGNHYLEIQVARPENVLDRKLAEAFGITIPNQVVVMFHCGSRGFGHQIATDYLQVFLKAMTAKYGIRILDRELACAPFHSPEGQDYFAAMKCAINMSFANRQVILHRIREVFSEVFHKDPADLGLHQVYDVAHNTAKLEEHVLGGKPQEILVHRKGATRAFGPGMPGLPDRYRQTGQPVIIGGSMETGSYLLAGVATGDQTFYSTAHGSGRTMSRTQAKKQFRGRELQEQMEARGILVRTVSYSGLAEEAGPAYKNIDDVIEAAEQAGISKRVVRLLPIGNVKG, from the coding sequence ATGGCCATACCTCGAGGCACCACCAAAGTCTCCGACACGGTGTGGGAGATTCCGGCCACCTACAAGGATGGGATGCGTGTCCCGGCTCGCATCTATGCCACCGAGAAGCTGCTGCGCGAAATGGACGAAGGTGTGATCGAGCAGGTGACGAATGTCGCCACTCTGCCCGGCATTCTCGAATACGCCTTGTGCATGCCCGATGGCCATTGGGGATACGGTTTTCCCATCGGCGGCGTGGCGGCCATGGATACCAAGGCCGGCGTGATCTCTCCTGGCGGCATCGGGTTTGATGTGAACTGCGGCATGCGGCTGGTACTGACGAACTTCACGGAGGAACAAGTGCGCCCGCACTTACGCCAGCTTGTGGATATGCTGTTCCAGCGCGTCCCGGCAGGTGTGGGCAGCACGGGCTTCGTGCGCATCTCGCAGAGCGAGTTCCGGCATGCTGTCGAACAAGGCGCGCTCTGGTGCATCAAGAACGGCTATGGCTGGAGGGAGGACCTGGAGCGCACGGAGGAAGAAGGCTGCATTTCGGGTGCGGACGCCTCGAAGATCAGCGACAAATCCGTCGAGCGCGGCTTCAAGCAGCTGGGCACCCTGGGATCGGGAAATCACTATCTCGAGATCCAGGTGGCGCGGCCTGAAAACGTTCTCGACAGGAAGCTGGCGGAAGCCTTCGGCATCACCATTCCGAATCAGGTTGTGGTGATGTTTCACTGCGGCAGCCGCGGCTTCGGCCACCAGATCGCCACCGACTATCTGCAGGTCTTTCTCAAAGCCATGACGGCCAAGTACGGCATCAGAATCCTGGATCGCGAGCTGGCCTGCGCGCCGTTTCATTCCCCTGAAGGCCAGGATTACTTTGCCGCCATGAAGTGCGCCATCAACATGTCATTCGCCAACCGCCAGGTCATTTTGCACCGGATTCGGGAAGTATTCTCGGAGGTATTCCACAAAGACCCGGCTGATCTGGGTCTGCACCAGGTCTATGATGTCGCCCACAACACCGCCAAGCTGGAGGAGCATGTGCTCGGTGGAAAGCCACAGGAGATCCTGGTGCATCGCAAGGGTGCCACACGGGCTTTCGGTCCGGGGATGCCGGGTCTTCCAGACCGGTACCGGCAGACCGGCCAACCGGTCATCATCGGCGGAAGCATGGAGACAGGCTCCTACCTCTTGGCCGGTGTCGCGACTGGGGATCAGACCTTTTACTCGACCGCACACGGCAGCGGCCGCACCATGAGCCGCACCCAGGCCAAGAAGCAGTTTCGCGGCAGAGAACTGCAGGAACAGATGGAAGCCCGGGGCATCCTGGTACGCACGGTTTCTTACTCCGGACTGGCTGAGGAAGCGGGCCCGGCCTACAAGAATATCGACGATGTGATCGAAGCGGCCGAGCAGGCAGGCATCAGCAAACGGGTCGTGCGCTTGCTGCCCATAGGCAATGTCAAAGGATAG
- a CDS encoding archease — MPYRYLPDIAIADVAFEAWAETLEELFLAAADATMNVMVGDLGTIAERETRLVQAEETAVDMLLFQLLQELIYYKDAERLLLRIKSLEIRRLDGRYVLKAEACGEELDSARHDLVVDVKAVTLHRYRVEPTARGWEATVILDI, encoded by the coding sequence ATGCCTTACCGATATCTTCCGGACATCGCGATTGCGGATGTGGCATTCGAGGCGTGGGCCGAGACGCTGGAAGAGCTCTTTCTTGCTGCCGCGGACGCAACCATGAATGTCATGGTCGGGGATCTGGGGACAATTGCGGAGCGCGAGACTCGCTTGGTCCAGGCAGAAGAGACCGCCGTAGACATGCTGCTGTTTCAGTTGCTCCAGGAGTTGATCTATTACAAGGACGCGGAACGGCTTTTGCTGCGGATTAAAAGCCTCGAGATCCGCCGGCTCGACGGCCGGTATGTGCTGAAGGCGGAAGCCTGCGGCGAAGAACTCGACTCTGCCAGGCACGACCTCGTCGTCGATGTCAAGGCGGTCACACTCCACCGCTACCGGGTGGAGCCGACCGCGCGGGGATGGGAGGCGACCGTCATCCTGGACATTTAG
- a CDS encoding permease produces the protein AVPNPPELQTLPALQNLSAFLILHAFANGTSALTGVEAISNGITAFKEPRTRNAGITLLWMSSILGSLFLGIGFLTKHIGAVPSEYETVISQLARTAYGSSGVLYLCTIVATSVILIMACNTSFAGFPRLSALMAADGFLPRQLAYRGSRLVYSRGIMALTLIAVLLIVVFDASVTGLIPLYAIGVFLSFTLSQAGMAHRWWKIGHLQPGAEVEERGSTLRYEANWKPKMIINGLGAFCTTVVVIVFSVTKFFDGAWIVLFLIPLMVMALRGIHDHYQRLTNSLSLENFGEPPPEPRHRVILPVSAVHQGTLAALRYAQMLSDDVTAVHVSIDPGEAVKVQQQWTSWGKGVRLVVLDSPYRLFLEPLLQYIDAIASQRQPNETITIIVPQFVPKRWLYNILHTQTAMMLRLVLLFKRGIVITDVPYQVE, from the coding sequence GCGGTCCCCAACCCTCCGGAGTTGCAGACACTCCCCGCACTGCAAAACCTGTCGGCATTCCTGATCCTGCACGCCTTCGCCAACGGCACCTCCGCCCTGACCGGAGTCGAGGCAATCTCCAACGGCATCACCGCCTTCAAGGAACCGCGCACGCGCAACGCGGGGATCACGCTCCTTTGGATGTCTTCCATTCTGGGCAGCCTCTTCCTCGGAATAGGATTCCTGACCAAGCATATTGGCGCAGTCCCTTCGGAGTATGAGACTGTCATCTCGCAGCTGGCTCGAACCGCATACGGTAGTTCGGGCGTACTCTATCTGTGTACCATCGTTGCGACATCGGTTATCCTGATCATGGCCTGCAATACATCTTTTGCCGGTTTCCCACGATTGAGCGCGCTGATGGCAGCCGACGGCTTCCTGCCGCGCCAGCTTGCCTACCGCGGCAGCAGACTGGTTTACTCACGCGGCATCATGGCTCTGACGCTGATCGCCGTCCTTCTCATTGTTGTTTTCGATGCCAGCGTTACCGGCCTTATCCCCCTGTACGCCATCGGTGTGTTTCTCTCTTTTACCCTATCGCAGGCCGGCATGGCGCACCGGTGGTGGAAAATAGGGCACCTGCAACCGGGCGCCGAGGTAGAAGAGCGTGGCTCCACGTTGCGCTATGAGGCCAACTGGAAGCCCAAGATGATCATCAACGGTTTGGGAGCATTCTGTACTACCGTAGTGGTGATCGTTTTCTCCGTCACTAAGTTCTTCGATGGGGCATGGATCGTTCTGTTCCTGATCCCGCTCATGGTCATGGCACTGCGGGGAATTCATGATCACTACCAGCGTCTTACCAATAGCCTGTCGCTGGAAAACTTCGGCGAACCTCCCCCCGAACCCCGGCATCGAGTCATTCTGCCGGTCAGCGCGGTTCATCAAGGGACACTCGCTGCACTCCGGTACGCCCAGATGCTGTCCGACGATGTCACGGCCGTGCACGTGTCGATAGATCCGGGGGAAGCCGTCAAGGTGCAGCAGCAATGGACCTCCTGGGGAAAAGGGGTGCGGCTGGTGGTCCTGGATTCGCCCTACCGGCTGTTCCTGGAACCGCTCCTGCAATACATCGATGCAATCGCATCGCAGCGCCAGCCGAACGAAACCATCACGATCATCGTGCCGCAGTTTGTGCCCAAGCGCTGGCTGTATAATATCCTGCACACGCAAACCGCCATGATGCTTCGGCTGGTGCTCCTGTTCAAGCGCGGGATCGTAATCACCGATGTGCCTTATCAGGTAGAATGA
- a CDS encoding TrkA family potassium uptake protein → MFVIIAGGGRTGAQLASYLIAQKHKVHLVEDRTDVLARIHQELPTEAIYQGDPTSPHMLELAGVRECQVLAACTTVDADNLVLCYLGRDRYQVPRTIARINNPRNAWLFDRKFHVDVAINQADMMAKLIAEEMSLGDMMTLVKLRRGEVALVEEKISPQAPAVGKMVRDLPLPANCTLAAIIRKDEVLAVRGETVLLAGDEVLAVVASRQQAALELLLGRPNSNNQAEPASETRP, encoded by the coding sequence ATGTTTGTCATCATTGCCGGCGGCGGTCGCACGGGAGCGCAACTTGCTTCGTACCTGATTGCACAGAAGCACAAGGTCCACCTGGTCGAAGACAGGACGGATGTGCTCGCCCGCATTCACCAGGAGCTCCCCACCGAGGCGATCTATCAAGGGGATCCTACCAGCCCCCACATGCTGGAGCTTGCGGGTGTCCGCGAGTGCCAGGTGCTGGCTGCGTGCACTACAGTGGACGCCGACAATCTGGTCCTCTGCTACCTGGGGCGCGACCGCTACCAGGTTCCCCGCACCATCGCCCGGATCAACAATCCCCGCAATGCCTGGCTGTTCGACAGGAAATTCCACGTGGATGTTGCCATCAACCAGGCCGACATGATGGCCAAGCTCATCGCGGAAGAGATGTCGCTGGGCGACATGATGACCCTGGTAAAGCTCCGCAGGGGAGAGGTGGCGCTGGTGGAAGAGAAAATCTCGCCGCAAGCCCCGGCAGTAGGGAAAATGGTTCGCGACCTGCCACTGCCGGCAAATTGCACACTGGCCGCCATCATTCGAAAGGATGAGGTCTTGGCCGTGCGCGGCGAGACGGTCCTGCTAGCGGGAGATGAAGTGCTGGCTGTGGTCGCCAGCCGCCAGCAGGCAGCCCTCGAGTTGCTCCTGGGCCGTCCCAACAGCAACAACCAAGCGGAGCCGGCATCCGAAACCAGGCCTTGA
- a CDS encoding GTP-binding protein, with translation MPYRTPIALITGALGSGKTTLLRQVLSGTDRRLAVLMNEFGEIAIDSRILPGDNLRIIELAGGCVCCELAGEFEAAVTEIIERFQPELIVVEATGVAEADALAYEVQDNLPQVRLDSVINLVDAYASIEHPEIGYSARSQLQQADIILINKIDLVEPSAVAAVENQVRKYNDRAFLLRCIRCGLDPRILFGLDIKRRDLVRTPHSGQSYDSFAFTTDRILGRAKFEQLIADLPPAIYRAKGFVLLDDDAFLFNYVAGRMDLEPFPSDKTQLVFIGPQLEPVQIDILDKLRGCEV, from the coding sequence ATGCCATATAGAACGCCAATCGCTCTGATCACCGGTGCGCTCGGCAGCGGCAAGACCACCCTGCTGCGGCAAGTTCTGAGCGGTACGGACCGGCGCCTCGCAGTGCTGATGAACGAGTTTGGCGAAATCGCAATCGACAGCCGGATTCTCCCGGGGGACAACCTGCGCATCATCGAACTGGCCGGAGGGTGCGTGTGCTGCGAACTCGCGGGGGAGTTCGAGGCGGCCGTGACTGAAATCATCGAGCGCTTTCAGCCGGAATTGATCGTGGTCGAGGCGACGGGAGTGGCTGAGGCAGACGCTCTCGCGTATGAGGTGCAGGACAACCTGCCTCAAGTACGCCTCGATAGCGTGATCAACCTCGTCGACGCGTATGCCAGCATCGAGCATCCCGAGATCGGTTACAGCGCGCGCTCGCAGCTGCAGCAGGCCGACATCATCCTGATCAATAAGATCGACCTCGTCGAACCGTCTGCGGTCGCAGCCGTCGAGAACCAGGTCCGAAAATACAACGACAGGGCCTTTCTGCTCCGCTGCATCCGCTGCGGACTCGACCCGCGCATACTCTTCGGACTCGACATCAAGCGTCGGGACCTTGTGCGCACGCCGCATTCCGGCCAGAGCTACGATTCCTTTGCCTTTACGACCGACAGGATTCTCGGCCGCGCGAAGTTTGAGCAGCTGATTGCGGATTTGCCGCCTGCGATCTATCGTGCCAAGGGCTTCGTGCTGCTCGACGACGATGCGTTTCTGTTCAACTACGTTGCAGGACGGATGGATCTGGAGCCGTTCCCCTCGGACAAGACGCAGCTGGTTTTCATCGGTCCCCAACTGGAACCGGTGCAGATAGACATATTGGACAAGCTTCGAGGCTGCGAGGTTTGA
- a CDS encoding radical SAM protein, whose protein sequence is MRVLLVNPPIFDFTAYDFWMRPYGMLRVAGRIRHACDLTFFDYLLSGRCDSWGRGRFAEQPASKPPAFRDIARRYRRFGRPRAQFRAFLQERRFDIALIQTGMTYWYQGLKEVIEDLRELAPQAKIVLGGVYATLCPAHARTLGADLVIEGDELGPLWRILPAPQSALPYHDPAMGIVAAMKLTDGCPFHCTYCSVPLLHPRFTARPAAECLQEARSLLRDGVQHVAFYDDALLFRPEEVLIPFLECVMGEQLPLSFHTPNALHVRLLTPQIAHLMVRAGFRSFFLGFESGSPGWLARTGGKLSPDEFAVAAACLRKAGAQSVTAYVIIGHPDDEYQKVEASLHFAHRHGVRILLSEFAPIPGTADGERCGEWADLREPLSHNKTAFTIRRLGPERVNQLKTLCRDLNSRQTANP, encoded by the coding sequence ATGCGCGTGCTCCTGGTCAATCCTCCGATCTTCGACTTTACCGCCTACGATTTCTGGATGCGGCCTTATGGAATGCTGCGGGTGGCAGGCCGGATCCGGCACGCCTGTGATCTGACTTTCTTCGACTATCTCCTCTCGGGCCGGTGCGATTCCTGGGGCCGCGGCCGGTTTGCCGAACAGCCGGCATCGAAACCCCCTGCCTTCCGCGACATTGCCCGACGCTACCGGCGTTTCGGCCGGCCGCGCGCCCAATTCAGGGCGTTCCTTCAGGAGCGCCGCTTCGATATCGCCCTGATCCAGACCGGAATGACGTATTGGTACCAGGGCCTCAAGGAGGTCATCGAAGATCTGCGCGAGCTTGCGCCGCAGGCAAAGATCGTCCTGGGCGGCGTCTATGCCACTCTGTGTCCCGCTCACGCCCGCACCCTGGGAGCAGATCTGGTGATAGAGGGGGATGAGCTGGGTCCTCTCTGGCGTATCCTGCCCGCGCCGCAATCCGCATTGCCCTATCACGACCCGGCCATGGGGATCGTGGCTGCAATGAAGCTTACCGACGGCTGTCCGTTTCATTGCACTTACTGTTCCGTGCCCCTGCTTCATCCCCGATTTACCGCCAGGCCGGCGGCGGAATGCTTGCAGGAGGCACGCAGCCTCCTCCGGGATGGCGTGCAGCATGTCGCCTTTTACGACGACGCACTTCTATTCAGGCCGGAGGAAGTGCTCATACCGTTTCTGGAGTGCGTCATGGGCGAGCAACTGCCGCTCTCCTTTCATACCCCCAATGCGCTGCATGTGCGGCTTCTAACGCCGCAGATCGCGCACCTGATGGTGCGCGCCGGATTCCGCAGTTTCTTTCTGGGATTCGAGAGCGGGTCACCGGGCTGGCTGGCGCGCACCGGCGGCAAACTGTCGCCCGACGAATTCGCAGTGGCGGCAGCCTGCCTGCGCAAGGCGGGAGCGCAGTCTGTCACCGCCTATGTCATCATCGGCCATCCAGATGATGAGTACCAGAAGGTCGAGGCCTCTCTGCATTTTGCCCACAGACATGGCGTGCGCATTCTCCTGTCTGAGTTTGCCCCGATCCCGGGCACGGCCGACGGAGAACGCTGCGGGGAATGGGCCGACCTCCGCGAACCCCTCTCACATAACAAGACCGCTTTCACAATCCGCCGGTTGGGACCAGAACGCGTAAATCAGCTCAAGACCCTCTGCCGCGATCTGAACTCCAGGCAAACGGCGAATCCGTAA